In the Magnetospira sp. QH-2 genome, one interval contains:
- a CDS encoding AMP-binding protein encodes MHSIYPPLPRHIAIHASSVPDRPALVDGDDVLSYAALDRRVRQGVAFLSARNIGPGARVMVVAQNKIDLMIAVLAGMGTGAAVLPVSAAEEDLGAAESYFRPHAILLDRNSFRAEAFASAKHRFDVSAFDSQAPGTLPDLDPESIGLLILTSGTTQGVRRGAQLSHRSLCRTAAYMNQRMGLDDTVRDLVSAPLEHGFGLGRVRCALHLGGTAVLRSGLFSSAAVAEDLVDKQCTMLSAAVSAMTILIEGYLPALRQSAANLKWIELGSGHLPHHHRETLLETFPTTRCFISYGLTEAIRCTILELNAERDKIDTVGRPSPGIALRLTDSAGQPIDGGEEGQIQVSGPNMASGYFDQPEAWTTKRDGDWLITGDIGTLDPEGYLTYVGRTDDMINVGGLKVAPQEVEEALADLMQPRAYAVAAMADPAEIEGFVPALFIETNGADLDLNLEVVRDHLRDRLPNFKIPRQLVAVDELPRTTGTAKIRRAALAETARAMQETALYTVETLITDLMEIRPRWPAVEGGMNLSRRRLAAKLIKQAPTGSPALDLLMRERTTGDNALAREAVQWRELFPLEPERTLAIVDDSETAPLTASLILHTLKHQSRVLFLDRGRCSVAADLGALYRTRARHILLDSNRAVRWAEADRHLSDGRPHEGFQRLAIVSPSPPPEITARFFEALGLPPFLLTKLGGQWRLSPLPTSDPSTVGEGPSVWERLRGIAASVFNVEPDQLSRRSTPGNTTGWDSLAFVTLLTETEIQFGLSLSHREIMIIECLGDLQRLLEDRLSRPSDGED; translated from the coding sequence ATGCATTCGATCTATCCACCTCTACCCCGGCATATCGCGATCCATGCATCGTCTGTGCCTGACCGTCCCGCTCTCGTTGACGGCGACGATGTCCTTTCCTATGCCGCGCTTGATCGACGCGTGCGACAAGGCGTTGCCTTTCTTTCAGCCAGGAACATCGGCCCTGGAGCGCGGGTCATGGTGGTCGCACAAAACAAGATCGATCTGATGATCGCTGTCTTGGCGGGCATGGGAACAGGCGCCGCAGTCTTACCGGTTTCCGCTGCCGAGGAAGACCTGGGCGCCGCCGAAAGCTATTTTCGTCCCCATGCCATCCTGCTGGATCGCAATAGCTTTCGCGCCGAGGCATTTGCATCCGCCAAGCATCGCTTCGACGTCAGCGCATTCGATAGCCAGGCACCAGGTACCCTGCCCGACCTGGACCCGGAATCCATCGGCTTGTTGATCCTGACCTCCGGGACCACTCAGGGTGTCCGCCGGGGTGCCCAGCTTTCCCATCGTTCCCTGTGCCGTACGGCTGCCTATATGAACCAACGCATGGGACTGGACGACACAGTACGCGATCTGGTCAGCGCCCCTTTGGAACATGGGTTCGGCTTGGGCCGTGTCCGTTGCGCCCTGCACCTTGGCGGCACGGCAGTCTTACGGTCGGGTCTGTTTTCGTCGGCTGCCGTGGCCGAGGATCTTGTCGACAAGCAATGCACCATGCTGTCAGCGGCTGTTTCCGCCATGACCATCCTGATCGAGGGCTATCTGCCCGCCCTGCGACAATCGGCCGCTAACCTGAAATGGATCGAATTGGGATCCGGCCACCTGCCCCACCACCATCGCGAAACGCTGCTTGAGACCTTCCCAACGACCCGCTGCTTCATCAGCTACGGCCTGACCGAGGCCATTCGCTGCACCATTCTCGAATTGAACGCCGAGCGGGACAAAATCGATACGGTCGGACGCCCTTCCCCCGGTATTGCCTTGCGCCTGACCGATTCCGCCGGTCAACCGATCGACGGTGGCGAAGAAGGTCAGATCCAGGTCTCGGGGCCCAACATGGCCAGCGGCTATTTTGACCAGCCGGAGGCCTGGACCACCAAAAGGGACGGCGACTGGCTGATCACCGGGGACATTGGCACCTTGGACCCGGAGGGTTACCTGACCTACGTGGGCCGCACGGACGACATGATCAATGTGGGCGGCCTCAAGGTCGCCCCGCAAGAGGTGGAAGAAGCTCTCGCCGACCTGATGCAGCCCCGGGCCTATGCCGTGGCCGCCATGGCGGATCCGGCGGAAATCGAGGGGTTTGTGCCTGCATTGTTCATTGAAACCAACGGCGCTGATCTTGATCTCAATCTCGAAGTGGTGCGCGATCACCTGCGCGACCGGCTACCCAACTTCAAGATTCCCCGCCAGCTGGTGGCCGTCGATGAATTGCCGCGCACCACCGGCACCGCCAAAATTCGCCGCGCTGCCCTGGCCGAAACCGCGCGGGCTATGCAAGAAACCGCACTGTACACCGTCGAAACCCTCATCACCGACCTGATGGAAATTCGTCCCAGATGGCCCGCGGTGGAAGGCGGAATGAATCTCTCCCGGCGACGCTTGGCGGCAAAATTGATAAAGCAGGCGCCGACCGGTTCGCCCGCGCTCGACTTGTTGATGCGGGAACGGACCACCGGTGACAACGCTCTGGCCCGGGAGGCAGTCCAATGGCGTGAGCTGTTTCCCCTGGAGCCGGAACGGACCCTGGCCATCGTTGATGATTCCGAAACGGCCCCCCTCACCGCTTCGCTCATCCTGCATACTTTGAAACACCAGTCCCGAGTGCTCTTTCTCGACCGCGGTCGTTGCTCGGTCGCCGCCGATTTGGGCGCGCTCTACCGGACCCGGGCCCGCCATATCCTTCTTGATTCAAACCGGGCCGTCCGGTGGGCCGAGGCGGACCGCCATTTGAGCGATGGTCGCCCCCACGAGGGCTTCCAACGACTGGCGATCGTGAGTCCGTCACCACCGCCTGAAATCACCGCCCGGTTCTTTGAAGCTCTTGGATTGCCCCCCTTTTTGCTGACCAAGCTCGGCGGTCAATGGCGTTTGTCTCCCCTGCCGACCTCGGACCCCTCGACCGTCGGCGAGGGGCCTTCGGTATGGGAACGATTGCGGGGCATTGCCGCATCCGTCTTCAATGTCGAGCCGGATCAGCTGTCGCGCCGCTCGACACCAGGCAACACGACGGGATGGGATTCTCTGGCTTTCGTCACGCTCTTGACGGAGACGGAAATCCAATTCGGCCTTTCGTTAAGTCACCGGGAAATCATGATTATTGAATGCCTGGGGGATCTCCAAAGGCTTCTTGAAGACCGCCTATCCCGGCCTTCGGATGGGGAGGACTGA
- a CDS encoding hydantoinase B/oxoprolinase family protein, which yields MDKWQFWIDRGGTFTDIVARRPDGALLSQKLLSENPEHYQDAALQGIRNLLGLDSDKALPTEAIDAVKMGTTVATNALLERRGDRTVLVTTRGFGDALRIGTQARPDLFARHVVLPDLLHERVIEADERIAADGTILCPLDEPSLRAALQAAHDEGIRALAILFMHGYGYPAHEQRAAEIARQVGFTQISISHRVSPLMKLVPRGDTTVVDAYLSPILRRYVDQVAAPLGEARLLFMQSSGGLTDARLFQGKDAILSGPAGGVVGMVRTAAQAGFTKLIGFDMGGTSTDVTHYDGQFERSFETQVAGVRMRAPMMHIHTVAAGGGSILRFDGSRFRVGPDSAGADPGPACYRRGGPLAVTDCNVMLGRIQPDHFPKVFGPQADQPLDAEIVRHKFEARAADLPDRPTAEQVAEGFLRIAVENMANAIKKISVQRGYDVTRYTLQCFGGAGGQHACRVADALGMTRVFLHPFAGVLSAYGMGLADVRAMREAQVERVFGPDAGTSVADACTKPEQEARAELSKQGVTADLITVAHTALLRYAGTDTALPVPAGSTTAMRAHFEQAHRQRFGFINADRDMVIEAVTVEAMATTETADEVNHPIGTAAPPAPRDQVRLHGQDRWQTVPLYHRDDLCPGQTFTGPAIIVEATGTVVLENGWQAQVNGFEHLILERHEARPVTEAIGTRADPVMLEVFNNLFMSIAEQMGGTLANTASSVNIKERLDFSCALFDGEGNLVANAPHVPVHLGSMGETVRTVIRDNHATMKPGDHFALNAPYNGGTHLPDVTVISPLFDESGDQVLFYVGSRGHHADIGGRTPGSSPPDSRHIDEEGVLIDNFLLVEQGRFRESETRALLASGRYPCRNPDQNIQDLTAQVAANETGLRELREIITHFGLDVVRAYMGHVQDNAEESVRRVLDVLTDGSFTYPLDSGAEIRVRISVDKMNRQATIDFTGTSPQDPGNYNAPLAVCKAAVLYVFRCLVDDRIPLNEGCLKPLDLIVPEGSLIHPRYPAAVIAGNTEVSQAITDALFGALGILASSQGTMNNFVYGNETHQNYETICGGTGAGPDHPGTSAVHSHMTNTRMTDPEVLEWRYPIRIEAFSIRRGSGGTGQYPGGDGVIRQMRVLEPMTATILSSHRETDPYGLKGGQAGARGRNRLIKADGAVDTLKGNDQVAMAAGDLFVIETPGGGGYGSP from the coding sequence ATGGATAAATGGCAATTCTGGATTGATCGGGGCGGCACTTTCACCGATATCGTCGCCCGACGCCCCGACGGAGCGCTGCTCTCTCAAAAGCTGCTGTCGGAAAATCCGGAGCATTACCAAGATGCCGCCTTGCAGGGAATCCGCAACCTGCTTGGACTGGATTCGGACAAGGCCCTTCCAACCGAGGCCATTGACGCAGTGAAGATGGGCACCACGGTGGCCACCAATGCGCTGCTGGAACGCCGTGGAGATCGCACCGTGCTGGTCACTACGCGGGGATTCGGCGATGCCTTGCGCATTGGCACCCAGGCCCGTCCGGACCTGTTTGCCCGCCATGTGGTGCTGCCTGATCTATTGCATGAACGTGTCATAGAAGCCGACGAACGGATCGCCGCCGACGGCACCATCTTGTGCCCCTTGGATGAACCCAGCCTTCGTGCAGCCCTGCAAGCCGCCCATGACGAGGGCATCCGCGCCTTAGCCATTCTTTTCATGCATGGCTATGGCTACCCCGCTCACGAACAACGCGCGGCTGAAATCGCCCGGCAAGTGGGCTTTACCCAAATCTCGATCAGCCACCGGGTCAGCCCGTTGATGAAACTGGTGCCGCGCGGCGATACCACGGTGGTGGATGCCTATCTGTCGCCGATCCTGCGTCGCTACGTGGATCAGGTGGCGGCGCCCTTGGGCGAGGCTCGCCTGCTGTTCATGCAGTCCAGTGGCGGTCTGACCGACGCCCGCCTGTTTCAGGGCAAGGACGCCATCCTTTCCGGACCCGCCGGAGGCGTGGTGGGCATGGTACGGACGGCGGCGCAGGCCGGGTTCACCAAGCTGATCGGCTTTGACATGGGCGGCACGTCCACCGATGTCACCCACTATGATGGCCAGTTCGAGCGCAGCTTCGAGACCCAGGTAGCCGGGGTGCGCATGCGCGCGCCGATGATGCATATCCACACGGTGGCCGCCGGAGGCGGCTCCATCCTGCGCTTCGACGGCAGCCGCTTCCGGGTCGGGCCAGACTCCGCGGGGGCCGATCCCGGTCCGGCCTGCTACCGGCGCGGCGGTCCTTTGGCGGTGACCGACTGCAATGTCATGCTGGGCCGCATTCAGCCCGACCACTTCCCCAAGGTCTTCGGCCCCCAGGCCGATCAACCGCTGGACGCCGAAATCGTACGACACAAATTCGAAGCCCGGGCCGCCGATTTGCCCGACCGCCCGACCGCCGAACAAGTGGCCGAGGGATTCTTGCGTATTGCCGTTGAAAACATGGCCAATGCCATCAAGAAAATATCGGTACAACGGGGCTATGACGTCACCCGATATACCCTGCAATGCTTCGGCGGCGCCGGAGGGCAGCATGCCTGCCGGGTGGCCGATGCCTTGGGCATGACCCGGGTGTTTCTGCATCCTTTCGCGGGCGTTCTATCGGCCTATGGCATGGGACTGGCGGATGTGCGGGCGATGCGGGAAGCGCAAGTGGAAAGAGTGTTCGGACCCGACGCCGGAACATCGGTGGCCGATGCTTGCACGAAGCCCGAACAAGAGGCGCGCGCTGAGCTGTCGAAACAAGGCGTTACCGCCGACCTCATCACCGTGGCGCATACAGCTCTGCTGCGCTATGCCGGAACCGATACCGCCCTGCCCGTCCCGGCCGGGTCAACCACTGCCATGCGCGCGCATTTCGAGCAGGCTCACCGGCAACGCTTCGGCTTCATCAATGCCGATCGGGATATGGTCATCGAGGCGGTAACGGTGGAAGCCATGGCAACCACGGAAACCGCCGACGAAGTAAACCATCCCATAGGCACCGCCGCCCCGCCCGCGCCCCGCGACCAAGTGCGCCTGCATGGACAAGACCGTTGGCAAACCGTGCCGCTATATCATCGCGACGACCTGTGCCCGGGGCAGACTTTCACCGGTCCGGCGATTATTGTCGAAGCCACCGGCACGGTAGTACTGGAAAACGGTTGGCAGGCCCAGGTCAACGGCTTCGAACACCTGATCCTGGAACGCCATGAAGCCCGTCCGGTCACCGAGGCAATCGGTACCCGCGCCGATCCGGTGATGCTGGAGGTGTTCAACAACTTGTTCATGTCCATCGCCGAGCAGATGGGGGGCACCCTGGCCAATACGGCGTCGTCGGTGAATATCAAGGAACGGCTGGATTTCTCCTGCGCCCTGTTCGATGGCGAAGGCAACCTGGTAGCCAATGCGCCGCATGTGCCGGTGCATCTGGGCTCCATGGGCGAGACGGTACGCACGGTCATCCGTGACAACCATGCGACCATGAAACCCGGTGACCACTTCGCCCTCAACGCGCCCTACAATGGCGGCACTCACTTGCCCGACGTGACCGTCATCTCGCCACTGTTCGACGAATCAGGCGACCAGGTGCTGTTCTATGTGGGATCGCGAGGCCATCATGCGGACATCGGAGGGCGCACCCCCGGTTCTTCGCCGCCGGACAGCCGACATATCGACGAGGAAGGCGTGCTGATCGACAATTTCCTGTTGGTCGAGCAAGGCCGTTTCCGCGAGTCCGAGACCCGCGCCCTGCTGGCGTCGGGCCGCTATCCCTGCCGCAATCCGGATCAGAATATTCAGGATTTGACCGCCCAGGTGGCGGCCAACGAGACCGGCCTGCGCGAGCTGCGCGAAATAATCACCCATTTTGGTCTGGATGTGGTGCGCGCCTATATGGGCCATGTGCAGGACAACGCAGAGGAATCCGTGCGCCGGGTGCTTGATGTGCTGACGGACGGCTCGTTCACCTATCCATTGGATAGCGGTGCGGAGATCCGCGTGCGCATCTCGGTTGATAAAATGAACCGTCAAGCGACCATCGACTTCACCGGCACCTCGCCCCAGGACCCGGGCAACTACAATGCCCCCTTGGCGGTCTGCAAGGCGGCGGTGCTCTATGTGTTCCGCTGTCTGGTGGATGACCGCATTCCCCTCAACGAGGGCTGTCTGAAGCCGCTCGATCTGATCGTACCGGAGGGCAGCCTGATCCATCCCCGCTACCCGGCGGCGGTGATCGCCGGGAATACCGAGGTCTCTCAAGCCATCACCGATGCTTTGTTCGGAGCCCTCGGAATCTTGGCATCATCCCAGGGCACCATGAACAACTTTGTCTATGGCAACGAAACCCATCAAAACTACGAAACCATCTGCGGCGGCACTGGCGCCGGTCCCGATCATCCGGGCACCAGTGCCGTGCATAGCCACATGACCAACACCCGCATGACCGATCCGGAAGTGTTGGAATGGCGTTACCCCATCCGGATCGAGGCGTTTTCCATCCGCCGCGGCTCCGGCGGGACGGGACAATACCCCGGCGGCGATGGTGTCATCCGTCAAATGCGGGTACTCGAGCCCATGACCGCGACCATCCTGTCGTCCCATCGGGAAACCGATCCATACGGCCTGAAGGGTGGCCAGGCAGGGGCTCGGGGACGCAATCGGCTCATAAAGGCCGATGGCGCGGTCGATACTTTGAAAGGAAACGACCAAGTGGCCATGGCGGCCGGTGACCTTTTCGTCATCGAAACCCCGGGCGGCGGCGGGTATGGCTCCCCCTGA
- a CDS encoding glycerophosphodiester phosphodiesterase family protein, with protein MGPDGSSPPIIAPIIAPIIAHRGASARAPENTLAAITLAADLGAQAVELDVTVSADGIPVILHDETLDRCTDGSGPVVLKTLEELKSLDAGSWFDPGFAGQRIPTLDEALKLIRQRDMTLNLELKPTTGWEEPTVQAVVKTLERHVVSGEWLLVSSASPDSLDLFRASLPEIPLGLITTAVPLRWRTVLKRHHCISLHCHQAFLHKRLVADIHAAGYLVHPYTVNDPVRAKALFAMGVDAIFTDQPDSMLALHG; from the coding sequence ATGGGGCCCGACGGTTCTTCCCCTCCCATTATTGCCCCCATTATTGCCCCCATTATCGCCCATCGCGGTGCCAGCGCGCGCGCGCCGGAGAACACTTTGGCGGCCATCACGCTCGCCGCCGATCTGGGCGCCCAGGCCGTCGAATTGGATGTGACCGTCAGCGCCGATGGCATCCCGGTGATCCTGCATGATGAAACCCTGGACCGCTGCACCGACGGCAGCGGCCCCGTGGTTCTCAAGACGCTGGAAGAGCTGAAATCCCTGGATGCGGGCTCCTGGTTCGACCCGGGCTTTGCCGGACAACGCATCCCGACCCTGGACGAAGCGCTGAAGCTGATTCGCCAGCGGGATATGACCCTCAACTTGGAGCTCAAACCGACCACGGGATGGGAAGAGCCGACGGTGCAGGCCGTCGTCAAAACCCTCGAACGCCACGTTGTTTCCGGGGAATGGCTGCTGGTTTCCTCCGCGAGCCCGGACTCTTTGGACCTGTTCCGGGCCTCCTTGCCGGAGATTCCTCTGGGACTGATCACCACCGCCGTGCCCCTGCGTTGGCGGACGGTCTTGAAACGGCATCATTGCATCAGTCTGCATTGCCATCAGGCCTTTCTGCACAAACGGCTGGTTGCCGATATTCACGCAGCGGGTTATCTCGTCCATCCCTATACGGTAAATGATCCAGTGCGGGCCAAGGCTCTGTTTGCCATGGGCGTGGACGCGATCTTTACGGACCAACCGGACAGCATGTTGGCTTTGCATGGATAA
- the xth gene encoding exodeoxyribonuclease III: MPTIATWNVNSVKARLPHLLKWLEEASPDVVLLQEIKCVDEGFPTLEVGGLGYQIATSGQKTYNGVAILSKTPIEVLQTALPGDADDPQARYLEARTAGIRVASIYLPNGNGGDEKYAYKLAWMERLCAHARGLLATEEAVILGGDYNVAPEDEDCHDPQGWADDALCRPASRAAFRKLLWLGYTDAYKTLNPEPGRYSWWDYRGGGWQKDLGVRIDHLLLSPQAADRLDAADIDRIPRGWEKPSDHTPVWCRITDQV; this comes from the coding sequence ATGCCCACCATCGCCACCTGGAACGTCAATTCGGTCAAGGCCCGCCTGCCCCATTTGCTCAAATGGCTGGAAGAGGCCTCTCCCGACGTTGTCTTGCTGCAAGAAATCAAATGCGTCGATGAAGGGTTCCCGACGTTGGAAGTGGGAGGCTTGGGCTATCAGATCGCGACTTCGGGCCAAAAGACCTACAACGGCGTGGCAATCCTTTCCAAGACTCCCATCGAGGTGCTGCAAACCGCCCTACCCGGTGATGCCGACGATCCCCAGGCCCGATACTTGGAAGCCCGCACCGCCGGGATACGAGTGGCGTCGATCTATTTACCCAACGGCAACGGCGGCGACGAGAAATACGCCTACAAACTGGCCTGGATGGAACGCCTTTGCGCCCATGCCCGGGGGCTGCTGGCAACCGAAGAGGCTGTCATTCTCGGCGGCGATTACAACGTCGCGCCGGAAGACGAAGACTGCCACGACCCGCAAGGCTGGGCCGACGATGCCCTGTGCCGCCCGGCCAGCCGCGCCGCCTTCCGCAAGCTGCTCTGGCTGGGCTATACCGATGCCTACAAGACCCTGAATCCGGAGCCGGGCCGCTACAGTTGGTGGGACTATCGCGGCGGCGGTTGGCAAAAGGACCTCGGCGTCCGCATCGACCACCTGCTCCTCTCCCCCCAGGCCGCCGACCGATTGGACGCCGCCGACATCGACCGCATCCCGCGCGGATGGGAAAAGCCCAGCGATCATACACCGGTGTGGTGCCGGATCACGGACCAGGTTTAG
- a CDS encoding SpoIIE family protein phosphatase — MNDSLTALEKENRILRKQLARSESNRAIGEGMKDQMDVLYQSVIEDLQATKNSLTDAFDTISESIHYASRIQRSVLPTTEVMARAFADHFVLWEPRDVVGGDIYWCGRWGDGVLILLGDCTGHGVPGAFMTLIAIGAIERAKPDLAAGDVSTLIQRVNQYVQTTLGQDSHRGESDDGLELGACFVNTAARTLTYSGARFDLFVVDRDEVLEIKGTKKGIGYRGIDYAQRYDLHNLQIRDDCRYYLTSDGLIDQIGGERRRSFGKKRFRALLRSVAQSPMSEQSHRILQALADFQGAEKRRDDVSVIGFKVF, encoded by the coding sequence ATGAACGACAGCCTCACCGCGCTGGAAAAGGAAAACCGCATCCTGCGCAAACAACTGGCCCGCTCCGAGTCCAACCGGGCTATCGGAGAAGGGATGAAAGATCAGATGGATGTCCTCTATCAGTCGGTGATCGAGGATCTCCAGGCCACCAAGAACTCGCTCACAGATGCCTTCGATACCATTTCCGAATCCATCCACTACGCCAGTCGCATTCAGCGCTCGGTGCTGCCAACCACGGAAGTCATGGCTCGAGCTTTTGCCGATCACTTTGTGTTGTGGGAGCCGAGGGACGTGGTGGGGGGCGATATCTATTGGTGTGGCCGCTGGGGCGACGGCGTCCTGATCCTGTTGGGAGATTGCACCGGTCACGGCGTGCCGGGTGCCTTCATGACCCTGATCGCCATTGGCGCCATCGAACGGGCTAAACCCGATCTGGCGGCAGGCGATGTGTCGACCTTGATTCAGCGGGTTAATCAATATGTCCAGACCACCCTCGGGCAGGACAGTCACCGGGGAGAATCCGACGACGGATTGGAACTGGGTGCCTGTTTCGTCAATACCGCCGCGCGCACCTTGACCTACTCGGGTGCCCGTTTCGATCTGTTCGTGGTCGACAGGGACGAGGTCTTGGAAATCAAGGGCACGAAAAAAGGCATCGGCTATCGCGGTATCGATTACGCTCAGCGCTACGACCTGCATAACCTCCAGATACGCGACGACTGCCGCTACTACCTCACCTCGGACGGACTGATCGACCAGATTGGTGGGGAGCGACGGCGGTCGTTCGGCAAGAAGCGTTTCCGTGCCCTGCTACGATCCGTCGCCCAATCCCCCATGAGCGAGCAGAGCCATAGAATTCTTCAGGCTCTCGCCGACTTTCAAGGCGCCGAAAAGCGGCGGGACGATGTCTCGGTCATCGGCTTCAAGGTCTTCTGA
- a CDS encoding FIST signal transduction protein, whose amino-acid sequence MLSVVTAHSEDPDVDGALDDLLDDARRNLGDRQPSAALLLAAFDMDHQKLLSGINQAWPGLTLIGGTTDGEISNALPFAEDSTVLMLFCSELVDITAGLGRNLGKDMVTACHQALDEARAGTEKVPALCITVPESVGLDGQTLVETFTGILGEQDVPLLGATTADQWQFTGSKQFFGAEVVSDSLPILLFSGPLAYSYAVASGWKGIGEPGIVTRSEGPVVYEVDGAPAIEFYRKFLGDHAMPSGSIPLALLDDQGRIEALRAPPGIVDGETGSITFLAHVRQGARVQITVADRDSILDGCRTSTQQAHDRFPNDKQPQAALFFSCAGRRMLLGTRVREEGAIIRDVLGEDLPHGGFYGYGEIAPYTAEDQRARFHNESFIALLLGE is encoded by the coding sequence ATGCTTTCCGTGGTGACCGCCCATAGCGAAGATCCCGATGTGGATGGGGCTCTCGACGATCTTCTCGACGATGCCAGGCGAAACCTCGGAGATCGCCAACCCAGCGCCGCCCTGCTGCTGGCCGCCTTTGACATGGACCACCAAAAGCTGTTGTCGGGAATCAACCAAGCCTGGCCCGGTTTGACCCTGATCGGCGGTACCACCGATGGCGAGATTTCCAATGCATTGCCCTTCGCAGAGGATTCCACTGTCTTGATGCTGTTTTGCTCGGAGCTGGTGGACATCACCGCCGGTCTGGGCAGAAACCTGGGCAAAGATATGGTGACCGCCTGCCATCAGGCGCTCGACGAGGCGCGTGCCGGAACAGAGAAAGTGCCCGCTCTCTGCATTACCGTTCCCGAGTCGGTCGGTTTGGATGGGCAGACCCTGGTGGAGACCTTTACCGGCATCCTGGGCGAGCAGGATGTCCCGCTGCTGGGCGCCACCACCGCCGACCAATGGCAGTTCACCGGCAGCAAGCAGTTCTTCGGCGCGGAAGTTGTCAGCGACAGCCTTCCCATTTTGTTGTTCAGCGGCCCCCTCGCCTATTCCTATGCCGTAGCCAGTGGTTGGAAGGGGATCGGCGAACCGGGCATCGTCACCCGCTCCGAAGGACCGGTGGTGTACGAGGTGGACGGCGCACCGGCAATCGAATTCTACCGTAAGTTTTTGGGGGACCATGCCATGCCCAGTGGCAGCATACCCCTGGCTCTGCTCGACGACCAGGGACGCATCGAAGCCCTTCGTGCCCCTCCCGGCATTGTTGATGGCGAAACCGGCTCCATCACTTTCCTGGCCCATGTGCGCCAGGGTGCGCGGGTTCAGATTACCGTTGCCGATCGGGACTCCATCCTTGACGGCTGCCGAACATCCACCCAACAGGCCCACGACCGTTTCCCGAACGACAAACAGCCTCAGGCGGCACTATTCTTTTCCTGCGCCGGTCGACGCATGCTTCTCGGCACCCGGGTCCGGGAAGAAGGCGCGATCATCCGGGACGTCTTGGGGGAAGACCTCCCTCACGGCGGATTCTACGGGTATGGGGAGATCGCCCCCTATACGGCGGAGGACCAGCGGGCCCGTTTCCACAATGAGTCCTTCATCGCTTTGCTATTGGGGGAATAG
- a CDS encoding YkgJ family cysteine cluster protein: MAKTILADIRKTPKRHALAEAARSAQALYETNVADLDPEDIACRAGCGGCCHSHVGIEPAEAFAILQYLQANRTEAETAALFPRVRQVAQQVADLNPGSRWAKQIPCAFLEPDAGTCGIYAARPLACRGYNSLDVEACHLSRLTLDHAVKMPADGERMGRANTLRHALADATARLLNLRQTPDHRELHQMLMDALESGSEMAWGKQMKQRARAGRL; the protein is encoded by the coding sequence TTGGCCAAGACCATCCTGGCCGATATCCGGAAGACACCCAAACGCCACGCCTTGGCGGAGGCCGCCCGTTCGGCCCAAGCCCTTTACGAAACCAACGTGGCCGACCTCGATCCTGAGGACATCGCCTGTCGGGCGGGCTGCGGTGGCTGCTGTCACTCTCATGTGGGGATCGAACCGGCGGAGGCCTTCGCCATCCTCCAATACCTGCAAGCGAACCGCACGGAGGCGGAAACCGCCGCCCTCTTTCCCCGAGTCCGACAGGTGGCCCAACAGGTGGCGGACCTGAATCCAGGCTCCCGCTGGGCCAAGCAAATCCCCTGCGCCTTCCTGGAACCCGACGCCGGGACCTGTGGCATCTACGCCGCCCGCCCGCTGGCCTGTCGAGGCTACAACAGCCTCGACGTGGAGGCCTGCCACCTGTCCCGGCTGACCCTCGACCACGCGGTGAAAATGCCCGCCGACGGAGAACGGATGGGCCGCGCCAACACCCTGCGCCACGCCCTGGCCGACGCCACGGCACGCCTGCTCAATCTACGCCAGACGCCCGACCACCGGGAACTGCATCAAATGCTCATGGACGCGCTGGAAAGCGGCAGCGAGATGGCCTGGGGAAAGCAGATGAAACAGCGGGCCCGGGCTGGGCGCCTCTGA
- the erpA gene encoding iron-sulfur cluster insertion protein ErpA, which translates to MSETPQVTISDNAAKRIAQLIEMEGDESLMLRLSISGGGCAGFSYGFSLDKATNDDDVQFEHDGVKVIIDETSLDLLGGSEIDFVQDMMGASFQVKNPNASSTCGCGTSFGI; encoded by the coding sequence ATGTCCGAGACTCCCCAGGTGACCATTTCCGACAATGCCGCCAAGCGCATTGCCCAACTCATCGAGATGGAAGGCGACGAAAGCCTTATGTTGCGTCTGTCTATTTCCGGCGGCGGTTGCGCCGGATTCTCCTATGGCTTCAGCCTCGACAAGGCGACCAACGACGATGACGTGCAATTCGAGCATGACGGCGTAAAGGTGATCATCGACGAGACCTCCTTGGACCTGCTCGGCGGCTCGGAGATCGATTTTGTCCAGGACATGATGGGCGCCTCGTTCCAGGTCAAGAACCCCAACGCCAGCTCCACCTGCGGCTGCGGCACCTCGTTCGGGATCTGA